The following coding sequences lie in one Spinacia oleracea cultivar Varoflay chromosome 1, BTI_SOV_V1, whole genome shotgun sequence genomic window:
- the LOC110775425 gene encoding uncharacterized protein, whose product MGKTKRKAGSLQPCSTNRKKLNRDGLAVKGDEEELGEKELNSIQKFSHPTVNEVKNEDDEVNLCGIPLSLTCKDAGAGAGVTFVLEKASLTLANIGKRYQILNSNEHASYLRKKKMDPYKYRPDIVHEALNDIMNSRLSKSGRLKAVYIRTEDGVLIKVEPYAKIPSDLESFCSMMAELLQTLSIKAKGNRKKLLRVVANPVTKYLPPSSPKIGLSFSSEKAVELREHVSGINRDEDVVFVVGVMAHGKIECDYIEDLVSVSPFHLSAAMCLRIILIAMERKWSIL is encoded by the exons ATGGGTAAAACAAAAAGAAAGGCGGGATCTTTACAGCCCTGTTCAACAAATAGGAAGAAGTTAAATAGGGATGGGCTAGCAGTTAAAGGAGACGAGGAAGAGCTTGGCGAAAAAGAGTTAAATTCAATACAGAAGTTTAGTCATCCGACTGTGAATGAAGTGAAAAATGAAGATGATGAGGTTAATCTATGCGGCATTCCTTTGTCCCTTACTTGTAAAGATGCAGGAGCAGGAGCAGGTGTGACATTTGTTCTTGAGAAGGCTTCTTTGACCCTTGCCAACATTGGAAAA AGGTACCAAATACTGAATTCAAATGAGCATGCTTCTTATTTACGAAAGAAGAAAATGGATCCTTACAAATACAGGCCTGACATAGTCCACGAG GCGCTCAATGATATTATGAATTCCAGACTTAGTAAAAGCGGTAGGCTGAAAGCAGTGTACATCCGGACAGAGGATGGAGTTCTGATCAAAGTAGAACCATATGCTAAGATACCATCGGACTTAGAAAGTTTCTGCAGTATGATGG CCGAATTACTGCAAACACTCAGTATCAAAGCTAAGGGTAACCGCAAAAAGCTTTTGCGCGTGGTGGCCAACCCTGTAACCAAGTATTTACCTCCCTCGTCACCTAAGATAG GTCTTTCATTTAGCTCCGAGAAGGCTGTTGAGCTACGAGAGCATGTCAGTGGAATCAATAGGGATGAAGATGTTGTCTTTGTG GTTGGTGTGATGGCTCATGGTAAAATTGAATGTGATTACATTGAGGACCTTGTATCGG TTTCCCCCTTTCACTTAAGTGCTGCGATGTGTTTGAGAATTATATTAATTGCAATGGAGAGGAAATGGAGCATATTGTGA